One window from the genome of Primulina huaijiensis isolate GDHJ02 unplaced genomic scaffold, ASM1229523v2 scaffold30697, whole genome shotgun sequence encodes:
- the LOC140967935 gene encoding transcription factor TCP2-like codes for MEVVEIPRIISISGKADVQSNVDEEEEREPKRRSAARVVDIGGAVGRFNGWPSSRIVRVSRASGGKDRHSKVLTVKGLRDRRVRLSVNTAIQFYDLQDRLGYDQPSKAVEWLLKAAASSIQELPPISNLFPDSPKQLSDEKKSSTGGGDNLVFDSAEMDMNSGDGQNYHHHQQKASKSSACSSPSEASEGSGLSLSRSESRIKAWNQAHKRNSAEERDKEKTSHVSLNTISHPTFTELLSGGGGRGAANVSHFFQKSLRQCSSAPMDYLTSGLLDPPATAVASQLFSLGADRHQELQHFSFAPDHIVSVVNAAAAVGGKNDGNSNSQNGSNAYNLNFTMSSSANSSGLSGFNRGTLQSNSSLSSLLPQLQRFPPIDGPPSFFIGTAVPVENHHQLLSGFDAGLQLYYGDAHVNSNERQSGQKGKEKN; via the coding sequence ATGGAGGTAGTTGAAATTCCAAGAATCATCAGTATTAGTGGAAAGGCGGATGTTCAGAGTAACGTAGATGAAGAGGAAGAGAGAGAGCCTAAAAGGCGGAGTGCCGCACGTGTTGTAGATATCGGCGGTGCCGTTGGTAGGTTCAATGGCTGGCCTTCTTCAAGAATCGTCAGGGTTTCGAGGGCCTCCGGTGGGAAAGATAGGCACAGCAAAGTTTTGACGGTGAAGGGGCTTAGAGACCGCCGGGTGCGGCTTTCCGTCAACACTGCAATCCAATTCTATGATTTGCAAGATCGTTTGGGTTACGATCAGCCAAGCAAGGCGGTGGAATGGCTGCTGAAAGCCGCTGCGAGTTCCATTCAGGAGCTGCCCCCGATAAGCAATTTATTTCCCGACAGCCCAAAGCAGCTGAGCGACGAAAAGAAGTCTAGCACTGGCGGTGGTGATAATCTTGTGTTCGACTCAGCTGAAATGGACATGAACAGTGGCGACGGTCAGAATTACCATCATCACCAGCAAAAAGCGTCCAAATCCTCGGCCTGCAGTAGTCCTTCTGAAGCTAGTGAAGGTTCTGGCTTATCACTTTCCAGATCCGAGAGCAGGATCAAAGCTTGGAACCAGGCCCACAAAAGAAATTCAGCGGAAGAAAGAGACAAGGAAAAGACTTCACATGTTAGTTTGAACACAATTTCCCACCCTACTTTTACTGAACTATTGAGCGGCGGAGGTGGCCGTGGTGCTGCAAATGTGTCacatttctttcaaaaatctCTGAGGCAGTGTTCCTCAGCTCCTATGGATTACCTCACCAGTGGGCTACTTGACCCACCAGCAACGGCTGTGGCTTCACAACTGTTCAGTTTAGGAGCGGACCGCCATCAAGAACTGCAACACTTCTCCTTTGCCCCAGACCACATCGTCTCAGTTGTCAATGCTGCTGCCGCTGTGGGAGGAAAAAATGACGGCAACAGTAACAGCCAAAACGGAAGTAACGCATACAACCTGAATTTCACCATGTCTTCTTCTGCTAATTCTTCAGGCCTTTCAGGCTTTAACAGGGGGACCCTTCAGTCCAATTCTTCCTTATCGTCTCTGCTGCCTCAACTTCAGAGGTTTCCTCCCATAGACGGACCTCCAAGTTTCTTCATCGGCACCGCTGTGCCTGTAGAGAATCACCACCAGCTCCTCTCGGGATTTGATGCCGGCCTGCAGCTTTATTATGGAGATGCTCATGTTAATTCTAATGAGAGGCAATCTGGCCAGAAGGGAAAGGAAAAGAACTGA
- the LOC140967936 gene encoding probable lipid-A-disaccharide synthase, mitochondrial codes for MLPLKKVLIYSSCSRVILEEFDFQVRKSTDKEWRDEGDGEKLRNVHGISSGSTIISVLPGSRLQEVTRMLPIFSHTLELLKNDFSELTAVIYVAPNKQVEGYIRKAVGVWPVPVVMVPGVASCIKYNAFSASRVALCASGTAAVELQLARLPCVVAYRAHVLTGWFIRYKAKIPYISRPKIILNSALVPEALFEACTPSHMFFTQ; via the exons ATGCTTCCTCTAAAGAAAGTCTTGATTTATTCTTCTTGTAGTCGTGTTATTCTCGAGGAATTTGATTTTCAGGTTAGAAAAAGCACAGACAAAGAATGGAGGGATGAAGGCGATGGAGAAAAACTTAGGAATGTACATGGGATATCGTCAG GATCCACAATCATATCAGTGCTCCCTGGAAGTAGATTACAAGAGGTCACACGCATGCTTCCAATATTTTCACACACCTTGGAGCTACTTAAAAATGACTTCTCCGAGCTAACAGCTGTTATTTATGTGGCACCTAATAAGCAAGTGGAAGGTTACATCAGGAAGGCTGTCGGGGTGTGGCCAGTGCCAGTTGTTATGGTACCAGGTGTCGCATCCTGCATCAAGTATAATGCTTTCAGT GCAAGTCGAGTAGCATTATGTGCATCTGGGACAGCTGCTGTAGAGCTGCAGCTTGCACGCTTACCTTGTGTGGTTGCATATCGAGCCCATGTCTTGACGGGATGGTTCATTCGCTACAAAGCTAAAATACCTTACATCTCACGTCCTAAGATCATCCTAAATTCAGCTCTAGTTCCTGAAGCTCTGTTCGAAGCATGCACTCCTTCACACATGTTCTTCACACAGTAA